One window from the genome of Gloeocapsa sp. PCC 73106 encodes:
- a CDS encoding DUF2470 domain-containing protein, with product MSETITIAISQRICQHMNEDHGDAVKLYAQVLASLDRVESAKMISIDSQGMNLLVKTPETEVTTRIEFDHDLVDAQDAHHTLIDLLKQARARDE from the coding sequence ATGTCTGAAACCATTACCATCGCCATTAGCCAACGAATTTGTCAACACATGAATGAAGATCACGGTGACGCAGTCAAACTCTACGCTCAGGTTTTGGCTAGCTTAGACCGCGTCGAAAGCGCTAAAATGATCTCCATTGATAGTCAAGGCATGAATTTACTAGTAAAAACTCCAGAAACAGAAGTAACTACTAGAATAGAATTCGACCACGATCTAGTAGATGCTCAAGATGCCCATCATACCTTGATTGACCTGCTAAAACAAGCTAGAGCCAGGGACGAGTAA
- a CDS encoding aldo/keto reductase, which yields MESITLGKTGIEVTILGLGTWAWGDKLFWNYGSQYGISDLQAAFSAAVETGITFFDTAEVYGLGESERLLGNFIKKTEKPVQIATKYGPVPWRYLSNSVEAALNASLKRLQVEQIMLYQVHWPFTFFMTQEKLINALADAVQSGKIKSIGISNYSAAQMIEVQAILSKRDIPLATNQVQYSLLHRKIESNGIWETAQDLGITILAYSPLAQGLLTGKYTPEMSYQPDGARKFDARFSPRGLTKITRVLELLFMLAQKYQKTPAQIALNWLISQNNVIPIPGVKNAQQVRENAGAAMWRWRLSLEDVNQLELVTRPWL from the coding sequence ATGGAATCCATCACTCTGGGCAAGACTGGTATCGAAGTAACTATCTTAGGCTTAGGAACTTGGGCTTGGGGGGATAAGCTATTTTGGAACTATGGTAGTCAATATGGAATATCTGACCTTCAAGCTGCCTTTAGTGCAGCCGTTGAAACTGGGATTACTTTTTTTGATACGGCTGAGGTTTATGGTCTAGGAGAATCCGAAAGACTCTTAGGCAATTTTATCAAGAAAACGGAAAAACCCGTCCAGATAGCTACTAAATATGGCCCAGTACCCTGGCGCTACTTATCTAATTCTGTTGAAGCTGCTCTCAACGCCAGTCTTAAAAGACTACAAGTTGAGCAGATAATGCTTTATCAGGTTCATTGGCCTTTTACCTTTTTTATGACTCAGGAAAAGCTAATCAATGCTTTGGCTGATGCTGTACAGTCGGGTAAAATCAAGAGTATAGGAATCAGTAACTATTCAGCGGCTCAGATGATAGAGGTCCAAGCTATTCTGAGTAAAAGAGACATCCCCTTGGCGACGAACCAAGTACAGTATTCTCTCTTACATCGTAAAATTGAGAGTAACGGCATTTGGGAAACCGCTCAAGATTTAGGCATTACCATTTTAGCCTATAGTCCACTAGCCCAAGGTTTACTCACGGGGAAATATACCCCCGAAATGAGCTATCAACCCGATGGAGCGCGTAAGTTCGACGCCAGATTTAGCCCCCGGGGGTTGACTAAAATTACAAGAGTACTGGAGCTTTTGTTCATGTTAGCTCAAAAATACCAAAAAACCCCTGCCCAAATCGCCTTAAACTGGTTAATCTCTCAGAATAATGTTATTCCTATTCCGGGGGTTAAAAATGCCCAGCAAGTTCGAGAAAATGCTGGGGCGGCTATGTGGCGCTGGCGCTTAAGCTTAGAGGATGTGAATCAATTGGAACTGGTTACTCGTCCCTGGCTCTAG
- a CDS encoding DUF1257 domain-containing protein: protein MSHFSTLRTKITDAEILKASLRDLGISVKTDADLRGYNGQRVRADIVALLEGEYDLGWSCNSDGTYDLIADLWGVAKKHNQTELINSINQKYAVNKTLSEVKQRGLQNANVKVVLQ, encoded by the coding sequence ATGTCCCACTTCAGCACCCTTCGTACCAAAATCACCGATGCAGAAATTCTTAAAGCTTCTTTACGCGACCTAGGAATCAGCGTTAAAACCGATGCTGATCTCCGTGGCTATAATGGTCAACGAGTTCGTGCTGACATCGTTGCTCTTCTCGAAGGAGAATATGATTTAGGCTGGTCTTGCAATAGCGACGGAACCTACGATCTCATCGCTGATCTTTGGGGTGTTGCTAAAAAACACAATCAAACCGAGTTAATCAACTCTATCAACCAAAAATACGCAGTTAACAAAACTTTATCAGAAGTTAAGCAACGCGGACTGCAGAATGCCAATGTCAAAGTAGTGCTTCAGTAA